Sequence from the Rhizobium sp. TH2 genome:
GTCGGGCTTGGCCATGGCATTGCTCATGAACCACATGGTGGATGCCTGAAGGTCGTTGAGGCCCTTCTTGAGCGACTTAGTGAAGGGTGCCAAGCGTTCGTCGGCGCGGTTCTCCTCGCAGAAATCGCCGATCTCCTTGAACACGGCCATCATGGCGCGGCCGCCATTGGCGGCGAGCTTGCGGCCGACGAGGTCCATCGCCTGCACGCCGTTGGCGCCCTCATAGAGCATGGTGATGCGCGCATCGCGGACATACTGGCTCATGCCGTTTTCCTCGATATAGCCGTGGCCGCCGAACATCTGCTGGGCCTGCACGGCATTCTCGAAGCCGCGATCGGTCATCACGCCCTTGAGAACAGGCGTCATGATCGAGAGGATGTCATCGGCCTTCTGGCGCTCGGCTTCATCGGGAGAGCGATGCGCGATATCGGATTGCAGCGCGGTATAGAGCAGGAAGGCGCGGCCGGCTTCGTTGATCGAACGGATCTGCATCAGCGTGCGGCGGACATCGGCATGCACGATGATCGGGTCCGCCTTCTTGTCCGGCGCCTTGGGGCCTGTCAGCGAGCGGCCCTGGATGCGTTCGCGGGCATAGTGGACGGCGCTCTGGTAGGCGGCCTCCGAGATCGCCAGGCCCTGGAGGCCGACGCCGAGGCGGGCCTCGTTCATCATCACGAACATCGCGGCGAGGCCCCGGTTCTCGGCCCCGATCAGGTAGCCGGTCGCCTCATCATGGTTGATGACGCAGGTGGCGTTGCCGTGGATGCCCATCTTGTGCTCGATCGCACCGCAGGAGACGCCGTTCCTGGCGCCGACCGAACCATCGGCATTGACGATGAACTTCGGCACGATGAACAGCGAAATGCCCTTGGTGCCCTCGGGGGCGCCTTCGATGCGCG
This genomic interval carries:
- a CDS encoding acyl-CoA dehydrogenase C-terminal domain-containing protein, encoding MPVYKAPVEDTLFVLNDVLGLEKYHNLPGFADATPDMIEAISGEAAKISEEVFFPLNLSGDQEGCTRHADGSVTPPKGFKQAYDAYCEGGWSGLSVPEEFGGQNLPYTLHSAVGEYMSSANMALMMYPGLTNGAVAAILVHGSEEQKKTYVPNMVSGKWSGTMNLTEPHCGTDLGLLRTKAVPQPDGSYKISGQKIFISAGEHDMTENIVHLVLARIEGAPEGTKGISLFIVPKFIVNADGSVGARNGVSCGAIEHKMGIHGNATCVINHDEATGYLIGAENRGLAAMFVMMNEARLGVGLQGLAISEAAYQSAVHYARERIQGRSLTGPKAPDKKADPIIVHADVRRTLMQIRSINEAGRAFLLYTALQSDIAHRSPDEAERQKADDILSIMTPVLKGVMTDRGFENAVQAQQMFGGHGYIEENGMSQYVRDARITMLYEGANGVQAMDLVGRKLAANGGRAMMAVFKEIGDFCEENRADERLAPFTKSLKKGLNDLQASTMWFMSNAMAKPDNAGAGATDYMHLFGLVILGFMWGKSAKAAYERLDAGDARTEFLNNKLVTARFFMERLMPETALRKARIEAGADSVMALDGAAF